A single window of Pseudomonas benzenivorans DNA harbors:
- a CDS encoding AEC family transporter, with translation MLELLLALWPLFALIVAGYYLRRWEFPNEAFWPGAERLNYFILFPALLFSSLATAPLDNPALPRLGLAVMLALGIAWLALLLLRRLRGWRAARFGAFTQGALRFNTYLGLAAVASLFGQEGLTLAALMLALMVPTVNVLSVWSLTAERGVSARSLLLPILKNPLILACFGGALVNFSGLGLPGGTGRLLGLLAAASLPLGLFCVGAALKPEQLGGEIPALGWNSLLRLLAMPALAWAVAYALHLPATESTVLVLFFALPTAPTAYVLTRQLGGDSQLMAGLITLQTLLAAASLPLVLMLLAL, from the coding sequence GTGCTGGAGTTGTTGCTGGCTTTGTGGCCACTGTTCGCCTTGATCGTCGCCGGCTACTACCTGCGCCGCTGGGAGTTTCCCAACGAAGCCTTCTGGCCCGGCGCCGAGCGGCTGAACTACTTCATCCTGTTTCCCGCCCTGCTGTTCAGCAGCCTGGCCACTGCGCCGCTGGACAATCCGGCGCTGCCGCGCCTGGGCCTGGCGGTGATGCTCGCCCTGGGCATCGCCTGGTTGGCCCTGCTGCTGCTGCGGCGCCTGCGCGGCTGGCGGGCGGCGCGCTTCGGCGCCTTCACCCAGGGTGCCCTGCGCTTCAACACCTACCTGGGCCTGGCCGCGGTGGCCAGCCTGTTCGGCCAGGAAGGCCTGACCCTGGCGGCGCTGATGCTGGCGCTGATGGTGCCGACGGTGAACGTGCTGTCGGTCTGGTCGCTGACGGCCGAGCGCGGCGTCAGCGCCCGCAGCCTGCTGCTGCCGATTCTCAAGAACCCCTTGATCCTCGCCTGCTTCGGCGGCGCCCTGGTCAACTTCAGCGGCCTCGGCCTGCCGGGCGGCACCGGGCGCCTGCTGGGCCTGCTGGCCGCCGCCAGCCTGCCGCTGGGCCTGTTCTGCGTCGGCGCGGCGCTCAAGCCCGAGCAACTGGGGGGCGAGATTCCGGCCCTGGGCTGGAACAGCCTGCTGCGCCTGCTGGCCATGCCGGCGCTGGCCTGGGCCGTGGCCTACGCGCTGCACCTGCCGGCCACGGAAAGCACGGTGCTGGTGCTGTTCTTCGCCCTGCCCACGGCGCCGACCGCCTACGTGCTGACCCGCCAGCTGGGCGGCGACAGTCAACTGATGGCCGGCCTGATCACCCTGCAGACCCTGCTGGCCGCCGCCAGCCTGCCGCTGGTGCTGATGCTGCTGGCGCTCTGA